A window of Myxococcales bacterium contains these coding sequences:
- a CDS encoding transposase, with protein MSNPRRIVPGTTYLVTRRTIRRYFLLNPDKRRLLLAFYWYVTAVLAAEFGIEVHAAQMLSNHLHEVLTDTRGRLPDFLSQRNRLLANAIKVLRGWPGEVFSREGTSVVALYGEDAVLQKIGYTLANVVEAGLVASPEDWPGVTLAATDIGTRTIRVSRPELYIDPENTRWPAAAEISITVPRSLEASSGHEGARERIVSAVNAAVEKARIVARKAGKFVRSLEWIFAVPHTTRASSFEKEGARNPSFAAGGNVEMAVRALKERAAFLGAYREAFAKMRSAVRDVFFPEGTWRLFRELGVNVISAT; from the coding sequence ATGTCCAACCCTCGCCGTATCGTTCCGGGCACCACCTACCTCGTCACGCGCAGGACCATCCGCCGCTATTTCCTCCTGAACCCGGACAAGAGGCGGCTCCTGCTCGCGTTCTATTGGTACGTCACGGCCGTGCTCGCGGCGGAATTTGGCATAGAGGTCCACGCGGCGCAGATGCTCTCGAATCACCTTCACGAGGTGCTCACGGACACGCGAGGAAGGCTCCCCGACTTCCTTTCGCAGCGAAATCGCCTGCTCGCGAACGCCATCAAGGTGCTGCGTGGGTGGCCCGGGGAGGTCTTTTCGCGCGAGGGCACGAGCGTCGTCGCGCTCTATGGTGAGGACGCGGTGCTGCAGAAGATCGGGTATACGCTCGCGAACGTGGTCGAGGCCGGGCTCGTCGCGAGCCCCGAGGATTGGCCGGGTGTCACGCTCGCTGCGACGGACATTGGGACGCGCACCATTCGTGTCTCGCGGCCCGAGCTGTACATCGACCCGGAAAACACGCGCTGGCCAGCGGCTGCGGAGATTTCGATCACGGTGCCGCGGTCGCTCGAGGCGAGCTCGGGGCACGAGGGGGCGCGGGAGCGCATCGTGTCCGCGGTGAACGCGGCGGTCGAGAAGGCGCGCATCGTGGCGCGCAAGGCGGGGAAGTTCGTGCGCTCGCTCGAGTGGATTTTCGCTGTGCCTCATACGACTCGCGCGTCGTCGTTCGAGAAGGAGGGGGCGAGGAATCCGAGCTTTGCGGCGGGTGGGAACGTGGAGATGGCGGTGCGGGCCTTGAAGGAGCGGGCCGCGTTCTTGGGGGCGTACCGGGAGGCGTTTGCGAAGATGAGGAGCGCCGTGCGGGATGTGTTCTTTCCCGAGGGGACCTGGCGCCTCTTTCGCGAGCTGGGCGTCAATGTGATTTCAGCCACTTAG